In a genomic window of Bradyrhizobium ontarionense:
- a CDS encoding helix-turn-helix domain-containing protein yields MAQLSNSLSDDRPAAVPGGQKVNDCAPAPSDVVVPLARGCGDDQDTSALARQLNGSLTALMLYMVEIKQRSDEIARTPSERRHVQMVIDNAVMQTERVCALVSRMSDRQSHVVPTSNTGPVHDAGGVAGTTSARLPGRAARSLTPREGEVLKLISEGHSNKEGALRMGISPRTFESHRAEAMRKLGARNTAELVRAALLDRIG; encoded by the coding sequence ATGGCACAGCTGAGCAACAGCCTCTCCGATGATCGTCCCGCGGCCGTTCCAGGCGGCCAAAAGGTTAACGACTGCGCCCCCGCGCCCTCTGACGTGGTGGTGCCGCTGGCGAGGGGATGCGGGGACGACCAGGATACTTCCGCCCTGGCACGGCAGCTGAACGGGTCGCTCACGGCTCTGATGCTCTACATGGTCGAGATCAAGCAGCGCAGCGATGAGATCGCCAGGACACCCAGCGAGCGTCGACATGTGCAGATGGTCATCGACAACGCGGTGATGCAGACGGAGCGCGTCTGCGCACTGGTGAGCCGGATGTCGGACCGGCAGAGCCATGTTGTCCCCACGTCGAATACGGGACCGGTTCACGACGCCGGCGGTGTTGCCGGCACGACGTCTGCGAGGCTTCCCGGCCGTGCCGCGAGATCGCTGACCCCGCGCGAAGGCGAAGTCCTCAAGCTCATCAGTGAAGGGCATTCGAACAAGGAAGGCGCATTGCGGATGGGCATCAGCCCTCGCACGTTTGAGAGCCATCGCGCCGAAGCGATGCGCAAGCTTGGGGCGCGCAATACGGCCGAGCTGGTCCGAGCGGCACTTCTCGATCGAATCGGATGA
- the ipdC gene encoding indolepyruvate/phenylpyruvate decarboxylase, giving the protein MPALAHALLAALKDHGAREIFGIPGDFVLPLFKVIEESDILPNVTLSHEPAVGFAADAAARYHGGLGVAVVTYGAGAFNLVNAIAGAYAERSPVVVIAGAPGARERVSGFLLHHQARTVDTQLAVFKEITCDQAVLSDPVTAPAQIARVLRSAREMSLPVYLEFPRDMVDAEVEAVVPLPSRQANQEALGECVEEILGRIERAVRPVIVVDVEIRRYGVEDRIAALARKLALPLVTTFMGRGLLDKADDVVAGTYLGAAGDPAITQLVEDADLVLMLGVILSDTNFALSNRAPDPRRMILAASREVQIGHHVYRDMPLGDLIDALDDRATKRTAPTTLPRQRTAYPRGLVADGQPIAPSDIATAINDMFDRHGRMPMTSDIGDCLFTAMEIDNTALAAPGYYAGMGFGVPAGIGVAATGLRPLVLVGDGAFQMTGWELGNCRRYGLDPIVVVFNNCSWEMLRVFQPESRFNNLDDWHYADIANSIGGTGERVATRAELVAALERAAQRRGQFSLIEVMLPRGKTSDTLARFVAGFKSARERMTKA; this is encoded by the coding sequence ATGCCCGCTCTTGCCCATGCGCTGCTTGCGGCACTCAAGGATCATGGCGCCCGCGAGATCTTCGGCATTCCCGGTGATTTCGTCCTGCCGCTGTTCAAGGTGATCGAGGAAAGCGATATCCTGCCGAACGTCACGCTGAGCCATGAGCCGGCGGTCGGCTTCGCCGCGGATGCAGCGGCGCGATACCATGGCGGGCTTGGCGTTGCCGTCGTGACCTACGGCGCCGGTGCCTTCAACCTCGTGAATGCGATCGCCGGCGCCTATGCGGAGCGCTCGCCGGTCGTGGTGATCGCCGGCGCTCCCGGCGCGCGCGAACGCGTCTCCGGCTTTCTGCTGCATCATCAGGCCCGCACCGTCGACACGCAACTCGCGGTCTTCAAGGAAATCACCTGCGATCAGGCGGTTCTCAGCGATCCGGTCACCGCACCGGCGCAAATCGCGCGCGTGCTGCGCAGTGCGAGGGAAATGTCGCTGCCGGTCTATCTCGAATTTCCACGCGACATGGTGGACGCCGAGGTCGAGGCGGTGGTGCCGCTGCCGTCGCGGCAGGCCAACCAGGAAGCGCTCGGCGAATGCGTCGAGGAGATTCTCGGCCGCATCGAACGGGCCGTACGTCCCGTGATCGTGGTCGACGTGGAAATCCGTCGTTATGGCGTCGAGGACCGGATCGCAGCGCTCGCGCGCAAGCTGGCCTTGCCGCTGGTCACGACCTTCATGGGGCGCGGCCTGCTCGACAAGGCGGACGATGTCGTTGCCGGCACCTATCTCGGCGCCGCGGGTGATCCGGCGATCACGCAACTCGTCGAAGATGCCGATCTCGTGCTGATGTTGGGTGTCATCCTGTCGGACACCAATTTTGCCCTGTCGAACCGCGCACCGGACCCGCGGCGCATGATCCTCGCCGCCAGTCGTGAGGTGCAGATCGGCCATCATGTCTATCGCGACATGCCGCTCGGCGACCTCATCGACGCGTTGGACGATCGCGCAACGAAGCGGACGGCTCCGACCACCTTGCCGCGGCAGCGTACGGCCTATCCGCGCGGCCTCGTTGCCGACGGCCAGCCGATCGCACCGTCGGACATCGCGACCGCCATCAACGACATGTTCGACCGTCACGGTCGGATGCCGATGACCTCGGACATCGGCGATTGCCTGTTCACCGCGATGGAGATCGACAACACGGCGCTGGCGGCGCCGGGCTATTACGCCGGCATGGGTTTCGGCGTACCGGCCGGCATCGGCGTGGCCGCGACCGGGCTTCGGCCGCTGGTCCTGGTCGGCGACGGCGCGTTCCAGATGACAGGCTGGGAGCTCGGCAACTGCCGCCGCTATGGCCTCGATCCGATCGTCGTGGTGTTCAACAACTGCAGCTGGGAGATGCTGCGCGTGTTTCAGCCGGAGTCCCGGTTCAACAATCTCGACGACTGGCACTATGCCGACATCGCCAACTCCATCGGCGGCACGGGCGAACGCGTCGCAACCCGCGCCGAGCTCGTCGCCGCGCTGGAGCGCGCCGCGCAGCGGCGCGGACAGTTCTCGCTGATCGAAGTCATGCTGCCGCGCGGCAAGACCTCGGACACGCTTGCGCGTTTCGTCGCGGGCTTCAAATCGGCCCGCGAGCGCATGACGAAAGCCTGA
- a CDS encoding metallophosphoesterase family protein: MFSRLLSRIDQRARIPDGIVLYAIGDIHGCADLLADAFDLIDQDIARTRSGRAIHVFLGDYIDRGPDSRRTLDLLITRARAHESVFVRGNHESILSDVLRRDDLLPDWLRLGGAATLMSYDVLLPRANPEAALLRRSLSKALPRAHSEFLTSLRPSFTCGDFFFVHAGVRPGVPLSHQSEEDLMWIREPFLSSSEDFGKVVVHGHTPVREPDIRDHRINIDVGAYATGRLAVLVIRGHDIDIRCVGRPR; the protein is encoded by the coding sequence ATGTTTAGTCGGTTGTTGTCGCGGATCGACCAGCGCGCGCGGATTCCTGACGGTATCGTTCTCTACGCCATCGGCGATATTCACGGCTGCGCCGATCTCCTGGCCGACGCGTTCGACCTCATCGACCAGGATATCGCGCGGACGCGTTCTGGGCGCGCGATCCATGTTTTTCTCGGCGATTACATCGATCGCGGCCCCGATTCGCGCCGCACGCTCGATCTCCTGATCACGCGCGCGCGAGCTCATGAGAGCGTATTCGTCAGAGGAAATCACGAGTCGATCCTGAGCGACGTGCTCCGGCGCGACGATCTGCTGCCGGATTGGCTGCGGCTCGGCGGGGCGGCGACACTGATGTCCTATGATGTTCTCCTGCCCCGTGCGAATCCCGAGGCGGCACTGCTTCGCAGGTCGCTATCAAAGGCTCTGCCGCGCGCGCACAGCGAATTTCTCACCAGCCTCAGACCATCCTTCACCTGTGGAGATTTCTTCTTCGTCCATGCCGGTGTCCGTCCAGGCGTGCCGCTCTCGCATCAGAGCGAGGAGGACCTGATGTGGATCCGCGAACCGTTTCTCAGCAGCAGCGAAGACTTCGGCAAGGTCGTCGTCCACGGCCACACGCCGGTCCGTGAGCCGGACATTCGGGACCATCGCATCAATATCGATGTCGGTGCCTATGCCACAGGCAGGCTTGCCGTGCTCGTGATCCGCGGCCACGACATCGACATCCGCTGCGTCGGCCGGCCGAGGTAG
- a CDS encoding glycosyltransferase has translation MKVLFVHNNFPAQYRNLAVSLAKEPGNELVAIGASNAQPMPSVRLLKYALAGADVSATHPFARRFDLECRRAEQVLYSLSSLSSSGFVPDVILAHPGWGETLPLRTMFPTARLILYCEFFYGAQGRDLGFDPEFPTTGLDGHIGLHLKNATTLLALEDCDIGVSPTSWQHSTFPTQYQNKIEIVHEGIDTSLVKPNPLARLRLSDGRELSRNDEVVTFVARNLEPLRGYHIFMRALPKILARRPKAQVVIIGGDGISYGLAPPPGTSWKATFLNEVRQQIDLSRVHFLGRVSYETFLATLQVSSAHIYLTYPFVLSWSMLEAMSAGCLVIGSDTAPVREVVQPDQNGMLVPFHAVDDLADRVSAVLKDRDRLQPMRDAARRYVVENFDAARVCVPKMRSLLIGEPPRPPSRRFWPGRVLPSWERRGKAGASTIGAAAEKAAHAPVKNGQRASGAEIAAKRVKSGRRRSVQGASSDTGAPRRGPRG, from the coding sequence GTGAAGGTTCTATTCGTTCATAACAATTTCCCAGCGCAGTATCGCAATCTCGCCGTGTCGCTGGCAAAGGAACCGGGCAACGAGCTCGTCGCGATCGGGGCTTCGAACGCGCAGCCGATGCCATCGGTCCGGCTTCTCAAATATGCCCTTGCGGGGGCCGATGTTTCCGCAACGCATCCTTTTGCAAGGCGGTTCGATCTCGAGTGCCGGCGTGCCGAACAGGTGCTCTACAGCCTGTCGAGTCTCTCTTCTTCGGGCTTCGTCCCCGATGTGATTCTCGCACATCCGGGCTGGGGCGAAACCCTGCCTCTCCGGACGATGTTTCCAACCGCGCGCCTGATTCTTTATTGCGAGTTCTTCTACGGCGCGCAGGGACGTGATCTCGGCTTCGATCCGGAGTTTCCGACGACCGGCCTGGATGGCCACATCGGCCTCCACCTGAAGAATGCGACGACTCTGCTGGCGCTGGAGGATTGCGATATCGGCGTCTCGCCGACATCCTGGCAGCATTCGACCTTCCCGACCCAGTATCAAAACAAGATCGAGATCGTGCATGAGGGCATTGATACCTCGCTGGTGAAGCCCAACCCGCTCGCGCGTTTGCGCCTGTCCGACGGACGGGAGCTGAGCCGAAACGATGAGGTCGTGACCTTCGTCGCCCGGAATCTGGAGCCGCTCCGCGGCTATCATATCTTCATGCGGGCATTGCCGAAGATTCTGGCCCGGCGCCCGAAGGCGCAAGTCGTCATCATCGGCGGCGATGGGATCTCCTACGGACTTGCGCCGCCGCCGGGCACCAGTTGGAAGGCCACCTTCCTCAACGAGGTCAGGCAGCAGATCGACCTCTCGCGAGTCCACTTTCTTGGACGTGTCTCCTACGAGACGTTTCTGGCGACCCTGCAGGTGTCCTCTGCTCACATCTACCTGACCTATCCGTTCGTGCTGTCGTGGTCGATGCTGGAGGCGATGAGTGCCGGTTGTCTCGTGATAGGCTCGGACACTGCGCCGGTCCGCGAGGTCGTGCAGCCCGACCAGAACGGAATGCTGGTTCCCTTCCACGCCGTCGACGATCTCGCCGACCGGGTCTCGGCCGTTCTCAAGGATCGTGATCGACTGCAGCCGATGCGGGACGCGGCGCGTCGCTACGTGGTCGAGAATTTCGATGCGGCGCGTGTGTGCGTGCCGAAGATGCGGAGCCTGCTCATCGGCGAACCGCCGCGTCCGCCGTCACGCCGCTTCTGGCCCGGACGGGTGCTGCCGTCCTGGGAACGCCGCGGCAAGGCCGGCGCGAGCACGATAGGTGCGGCGGCTGAGAAGGCCGCGCATGCTCCTGTGAAGAACGGCCAGCGGGCGAGTGGGGCGGAGATCGCAGCCAAGCGCGTGAAGTCTGGCCGGCGGCGATCCGTCCAAGGTGCATCCAGCGATACAGGCGCGCCGCGCCGGGGGCCGCGAGGTTAG